The following are from one region of the Prevotella communis genome:
- the mtaB gene encoding tRNA (N(6)-L-threonylcarbamoyladenosine(37)-C(2))-methylthiotransferase MtaB — translation MIDTSAFQGKTAVYYTLGCKLNFSETSTFGRMLQEMGVRTAHKGEPADICLINTCSVTDVADHKCRQAIHRMVRENPGAFVVVTGCYAQLEAETVSKIEGVSLVLGSNEKANLVQFLSEAFVNRNNIATYKTEKTKDIKTFAPSCSRGNRTRYFLKVQDGCDYFCTYCTIPYARGFSRNPTIASLVAQAEQAAAEGGKEIVLTGVNIGDFGKTTGEKFIDLVKALDRVEGISRYRISSLEPDLLSDELIDYCARESRAFMPHFHIPLQSGSDEVLRLMHRHYDRQLFADKIMRIKEQMPDAFIGVDVMVGCRGETPECFEDAYEFVKSLPVTQLHVFPYSERPGTSALKINYVVPEKEKKLRSKRLLELSDEKTISFYEQYIGQEAEVLFEKATRGRAMHGFTKNYIRVELSPADAKPEFDNELIRVRMGDFNHDKTALKATIING, via the coding sequence ATGATAGATACATCTGCCTTTCAAGGCAAAACAGCAGTATATTATACCTTAGGGTGTAAGTTGAACTTTTCTGAGACATCAACTTTCGGTAGGATGCTTCAGGAGATGGGCGTCCGCACAGCCCATAAGGGCGAGCCAGCCGACATCTGTCTGATAAATACCTGTTCGGTGACCGATGTGGCCGATCATAAATGTCGTCAGGCTATTCATAGAATGGTACGCGAGAATCCTGGCGCTTTTGTAGTAGTGACAGGTTGCTATGCCCAGTTGGAAGCCGAGACTGTGAGTAAGATAGAGGGCGTGAGCCTGGTGTTGGGATCTAATGAGAAGGCTAATCTCGTGCAGTTCCTGTCAGAAGCTTTTGTTAACCGTAATAATATCGCGACTTACAAGACTGAGAAGACCAAAGATATCAAGACCTTTGCGCCATCGTGTTCAAGGGGAAATCGTACCAGGTATTTTCTGAAGGTGCAGGATGGCTGCGACTATTTCTGTACCTATTGTACTATACCGTACGCGCGAGGGTTCAGTCGTAACCCAACGATAGCTTCATTGGTAGCACAAGCAGAACAGGCAGCAGCAGAGGGAGGAAAGGAAATCGTGCTCACGGGTGTGAATATTGGCGACTTCGGTAAGACCACGGGTGAGAAATTCATCGACCTGGTGAAAGCCCTTGACCGTGTAGAGGGCATCAGTCGTTATCGAATCAGCAGTCTGGAGCCCGACCTGCTCAGCGACGAACTCATTGACTACTGTGCCAGGGAGAGTCGTGCCTTTATGCCCCATTTCCATATTCCCCTACAGAGTGGCAGTGATGAAGTGTTGCGCCTGATGCATCGTCATTACGACCGACAGCTCTTTGCTGATAAGATCATGCGTATCAAGGAACAGATGCCCGATGCTTTTATCGGCGTGGATGTGATGGTGGGATGCAGAGGTGAGACACCCGAGTGCTTCGAGGATGCCTATGAGTTTGTCAAGTCCCTGCCCGTCACCCAACTGCATGTGTTCCCATACTCAGAGCGTCCAGGCACATCAGCTCTGAAGATCAACTATGTGGTGCCTGAGAAGGAGAAAAAACTGCGTAGCAAGCGATTGCTGGAACTGTCTGACGAGAAGACCATCAGTTTCTATGAACAGTATATTGGCCAGGAAGCTGAGGTACTCTTTGAGAAGGCTACGCGCGGACGTGCCATGCATGGGTTTACCAAGAATTATATTCGTGTAGAACTGTCGCCTGCAGACGCAAAACCAGAATTTGACAATGAACTGATTCGGGTGCGCATGGGTGATTTCAACCACGATAAGACCGCCTTAAAAGCCACGATTATCAATGGATAA
- a CDS encoding glycosyltransferase family 2 protein has translation MDKLAIVILNWNGAKMLRQYLPSVLEYSRDEAVVYVADNASTDESITLLKELFPEVKLILLEKNWGFAEGYNKALEQVDAEYYLLLNSDIEVTKGWLTPLLAFMDAHAEVAACQPKLLSIYQRDSFEYAGACGGYLDRYGYPFCRGRVFDVVEKDQGQYDEPAKIHWATGAALLVRARIYKEVGGLDGRFFAHQEEIEMCWRMRIRGYQLYCLPESKVYHVGGGTLPKSNPMKTYLNFRNNLTMLYKCLPEKDLKPVMRSRWFLDYLAAFQTLLLKRNVGDFKAIFRARRDFKRWRRDFKNDRQQIQQSRVAAHDAEFAPFLLLWRYYAKGCRTFSQLGQ, from the coding sequence ATGGATAAGTTAGCTATCGTCATATTAAACTGGAATGGCGCAAAGATGCTTCGCCAGTATCTGCCCAGCGTATTGGAATATTCAAGGGACGAGGCCGTGGTCTATGTAGCTGATAACGCCTCTACAGATGAGAGTATCACCTTGTTGAAGGAACTGTTCCCTGAAGTGAAGTTGATCCTGCTGGAAAAGAACTGGGGCTTTGCTGAGGGCTATAACAAAGCCCTGGAACAGGTTGATGCCGAGTATTATCTGCTGCTGAATAGCGATATAGAGGTAACCAAAGGATGGCTGACGCCCCTGCTTGCATTTATGGACGCACATGCTGAGGTTGCAGCTTGTCAACCCAAACTATTGAGCATTTATCAGCGCGACAGTTTTGAGTATGCAGGTGCATGCGGTGGCTATCTGGACCGTTATGGATATCCGTTCTGCCGCGGAAGAGTCTTTGATGTCGTCGAGAAAGACCAAGGACAATATGATGAGCCTGCAAAGATACATTGGGCTACAGGTGCAGCTCTCCTCGTGCGTGCGCGTATATATAAAGAGGTGGGCGGACTGGATGGCCGCTTCTTTGCCCATCAGGAAGAGATTGAGATGTGCTGGCGTATGCGTATCCGCGGTTACCAGCTCTACTGCCTGCCTGAGAGTAAAGTCTATCATGTAGGAGGTGGTACGCTGCCAAAGTCGAACCCCATGAAGACCTACCTGAATTTCCGCAATAACCTGACGATGCTGTACAAGTGCCTGCCAGAGAAAGACCTGAAGCCCGTGATGCGCTCGCGTTGGTTCCTGGATTACCTGGCTGCTTTCCAGACGCTGTTGCTGAAGCGTAACGTGGGCGACTTCAAAGCCATTTTCCGAGCCCGTCGCGACTTTAAGCGCTGGCGCAGGGATTTTAAAAACGACCGTCAGCAGATTCAGCAAAGTAGGGTAGCTGCCCATGATGCAGAGTTCGCGCCATTCCTGTTGCTTTGGCGATACTATGCAAAAGGCTGTAGGACGTTCAGTCAGTTAGGACAATAA
- a CDS encoding glycoside hydrolase family 2 TIM barrel-domain containing protein, whose product MTTAQGFAAAEPEWKNPAVNQINREARRADFFAFENAGLAKTNDKTKSGRYLSMEGKWRFNFVKDHNLAPANFFSLKFDDSKWVDFPVPGLFEIEGYGDKTYKNVGYSWGTTFNSNPPFIGETNNYTGSYRREFNLPSDWNGQEVYFHVGSATSNLKVWVNGKFVGYSEDSKVAAEFNITKYLKKGKNLIAMQVMRWCDGSYLEDQDFWRFTGIAREVYLYARPKMHIEDLTVSQDFVAGKGVLKIDAKAPKGTTIEQRLEDKNGNEVSLENVKPWSAEVPNLYNVIITLKKGDKVLEVIRQRVGFRHIEIKGGQLLLNGQPILIKGADRHELDPDGGYIVSIERMIQDIKIMKQLNINAVRTCHYPDDPRWYDLCDEYGIYLTAEANLESHGMGYGERTLAKRADFEKMHLERNQGNVMSFKNHPSVIVWSLGNEAGYGPNFEKAYDWIKATDKTRPVQYEQAGQNGKTDIFCPMYYGYEGCEAYSKGSNPRPLIQCEYAHAMGNSMGGFKEYWDLVRKYPKYQGGYIWDFVDQGMRDKSPVTGRTIFTYGGDYGKYPASDYNFNCNGIIAPDRRLNPHAYEVGYYYQSVWVKDVDLKAGKFEIYNENFFKTLDDLQLEWFVGGAGSHHHESANRPSGMTFGHGGTIDISGIQPQQRKVITSEEMQKVIERVLGHHGDNEIFVSFYFKSKNGAPLIEKGQVLAKQQFCINEYKYPELKQETAEVLKEETNTYVKLSAAGTDLYIGRWNGWIDYLTVDGQDMLQFRESIVPEFWRAPTDNDYGAQLQNRFSAWKSPETRVKDFKTGDNSVTVTIELREPATRTAGPRNRDERRPAFAILTMTYTLTADGEVIVREQLKPEGEAKMSEMFRFGMGIQMPKQYDQVEYYGRGPVETYSDRKDSEFLGVYRNAVKDEYFEYIRPQESGNHVDVRWFSVINQSGKGLQFYSNAPMEASALPYTTGQLDDGPHKDKAWGRHSGDLVPSGYTSVHIQQRQLGLGCVNSWGAWPRNEYRVPFKEYDFTFAIKPLK is encoded by the coding sequence ATGACTACGGCACAAGGATTTGCTGCCGCGGAACCGGAATGGAAGAATCCGGCAGTCAACCAGATTAACCGTGAGGCGCGTCGTGCAGATTTCTTTGCTTTCGAGAATGCCGGACTGGCTAAGACAAACGACAAGACGAAGTCGGGTCGATACTTGTCGATGGAAGGCAAATGGCGTTTTAACTTCGTGAAGGACCACAACCTGGCACCTGCCAATTTCTTCTCGTTGAAGTTTGACGATTCGAAATGGGTGGACTTCCCCGTACCTGGTCTCTTTGAGATTGAGGGCTACGGTGACAAGACCTACAAGAACGTGGGTTATTCATGGGGTACCACATTCAACAGTAATCCTCCCTTTATCGGTGAGACCAACAACTACACGGGTTCTTACCGACGTGAGTTCAACCTGCCCAGCGACTGGAACGGACAGGAGGTTTATTTCCATGTGGGGTCGGCAACAAGCAACCTGAAGGTATGGGTCAACGGTAAGTTCGTAGGCTACTCAGAGGATTCAAAGGTAGCTGCCGAGTTCAACATTACCAAGTACCTGAAGAAAGGCAAGAACCTGATTGCCATGCAGGTGATGCGCTGGTGCGACGGCTCTTACCTGGAGGACCAGGATTTCTGGCGCTTCACAGGTATTGCTCGCGAGGTATATCTGTATGCCCGTCCGAAGATGCATATCGAGGATTTGACAGTCAGCCAGGACTTTGTTGCTGGCAAAGGTGTACTGAAGATTGACGCAAAAGCGCCGAAGGGAACGACCATCGAGCAGCGTCTGGAAGACAAGAACGGCAATGAGGTAAGTCTTGAGAACGTAAAGCCCTGGTCGGCCGAGGTGCCCAACCTCTACAACGTGATTATCACATTGAAGAAGGGCGACAAGGTGCTTGAGGTCATCCGTCAGCGCGTAGGTTTCCGTCATATTGAGATCAAGGGCGGTCAACTGTTGCTGAACGGTCAGCCTATATTAATAAAAGGTGCCGACCGTCATGAGTTGGACCCTGATGGCGGTTATATCGTCTCTATAGAGCGCATGATCCAGGACATCAAGATTATGAAGCAGTTGAACATCAATGCCGTGCGCACCTGCCACTACCCTGACGATCCCCGTTGGTACGACCTCTGCGACGAGTATGGTATCTATCTGACAGCCGAGGCCAACCTGGAGAGTCACGGCATGGGCTACGGAGAGCGCACACTGGCTAAGCGCGCGGATTTTGAGAAGATGCACCTGGAGCGCAACCAGGGTAATGTCATGTCGTTCAAGAACCATCCATCTGTCATCGTATGGAGCCTGGGCAACGAGGCGGGCTATGGTCCTAACTTCGAGAAGGCTTACGACTGGATAAAGGCTACCGACAAGACTCGTCCTGTACAATATGAGCAGGCTGGCCAGAACGGCAAGACAGACATTTTCTGTCCGATGTACTATGGCTACGAGGGTTGTGAGGCTTACTCGAAGGGCAGCAATCCCCGTCCACTCATCCAGTGTGAATATGCCCACGCCATGGGTAACTCCATGGGTGGTTTCAAGGAATACTGGGACCTGGTACGTAAGTATCCGAAATATCAGGGTGGCTATATCTGGGACTTCGTGGATCAGGGTATGCGCGACAAGAGTCCTGTAACAGGACGCACCATCTTTACCTATGGTGGCGACTACGGTAAGTATCCTGCTTCCGACTATAACTTCAACTGTAATGGTATCATCGCACCAGACCGTCGCCTGAACCCTCATGCCTACGAGGTAGGCTACTACTATCAGAGCGTATGGGTGAAGGATGTGGACCTGAAAGCTGGTAAGTTTGAGATCTACAACGAGAATTTCTTCAAGACGCTCGACGACCTGCAACTGGAATGGTTTGTAGGTGGCGCAGGCAGTCATCACCATGAGAGTGCTAATCGTCCCAGCGGCATGACCTTTGGCCACGGAGGCACTATCGATATCAGTGGCATCCAGCCACAGCAGCGCAAGGTGATCACCTCTGAAGAGATGCAGAAGGTCATTGAGCGCGTATTGGGTCATCATGGTGACAACGAGATTTTCGTTTCGTTCTACTTCAAGTCAAAGAACGGCGCACCTCTCATAGAGAAAGGTCAGGTACTGGCAAAGCAGCAGTTCTGCATCAACGAGTACAAGTATCCTGAACTGAAACAGGAGACAGCTGAGGTTCTGAAGGAAGAGACCAACACTTACGTGAAACTCTCTGCTGCAGGCACCGATCTCTATATCGGTCGTTGGAACGGATGGATAGACTATCTGACTGTGGATGGTCAGGATATGCTGCAGTTCCGTGAGAGCATCGTGCCTGAGTTCTGGCGTGCTCCAACGGATAATGACTATGGTGCTCAGCTGCAGAATCGCTTCTCTGCCTGGAAGAGTCCTGAGACAAGGGTGAAAGATTTCAAGACAGGCGACAATTCCGTTACCGTCACCATAGAGCTGCGCGAACCCGCCACTCGCACGGCAGGTCCAAGAAACCGCGATGAGCGTCGTCCGGCTTTTGCCATCCTCACAATGACCTACACCCTCACTGCTGATGGTGAAGTGATTGTACGTGAGCAGCTGAAGCCTGAGGGTGAAGCCAAGATGAGCGAGATGTTCCGCTTTGGCATGGGTATCCAGATGCCTAAGCAGTACGACCAGGTGGAGTATTACGGACGTGGTCCTGTCGAGACCTACAGCGACCGTAAGGATTCTGAGTTCCTGGGCGTGTATAGGAATGCCGTGAAGGATGAGTATTTTGAGTATATCCGTCCACAGGAGAGTGGTAACCACGTTGACGTACGCTGGTTCTCAGTCATCAACCAAAGCGGAAAGGGGCTGCAGTTCTATTCCAACGCACCGATGGAGGCTTCTGCCCTGCCCTACACCACTGGCCAGCTTGACGACGGTCCTCATAAGGACAAGGCTTGGGGACGTCATAGTGGCGACCTGGTTCCGTCAGGTTACACCAGCGTTCATATCCAGCAGCGTCAGTTGGGCCTGGGTTGCGTGAACTCATGGGGTGCATGGCCTCGCAACGAGTATCGCGTTCCTTTCAAGGAGTATGACTTCACATTTGCCATCAAGCCTTTGAAATAA
- a CDS encoding DUF6057 family protein, with the protein MKHKLNIIPLLLVTVAFGLIAWALVHYEENYLWKVQELNLFLDTALFFKQQMVVSGGILTYLGTFFTDFFYHSWLGVLILCAWWAVLLALSALTFKVPLKWLTVLLVPVALLLLSNVELGYWIYYLKLRGYFFVATIGLTAGIASVWGFRCLPKMVRPAYIVAGSAVLYPLLGFYGLLAVALMGLLSWRLKDMSLKLRLLNTFLALAAIIVVPMIYYQQCYYQTNSEDIYFTALPLFEMDDFFASYYIPFILLTVFYALMALSYGLWGSGQVRKPVIWGLVQCVLIGGLVYGVQKYWYKDYNFHKELAMNRAMEAGDWNGVIREAANLQDEPTRSIVMMKNLALFRLGRLGDEAYHYRQGAKASNTPIDIRMTQVVGRDIYFYFGQLNFCHRWCLEDGVEYGWRAVYLKYMIRCSLMDEEYEVAAKYINILKHTRYHKAWAEQQEQYLHHREKLKASKEYGPLFHLRDFKDQLSSDNGLVEYFLMHLLVNVETDDPEMQELVLFAALWTKDIPTFWPRFNKYAVLHQGKLMPRHYQEAAYLYGNLEHQVDISRMPFDAQVKEDYENFMKLAQSCAGMTEAQMRPVFYPRFGHTFYYDYFLIRNQKLY; encoded by the coding sequence ATGAAACATAAACTTAACATCATTCCTTTGCTCCTTGTAACGGTAGCTTTCGGCCTGATAGCGTGGGCTCTGGTGCACTATGAGGAGAACTATCTCTGGAAGGTCCAGGAGTTGAACCTGTTCCTTGATACAGCATTGTTTTTTAAGCAGCAGATGGTCGTTTCGGGTGGCATCCTGACGTATCTGGGTACCTTCTTCACCGACTTCTTCTATCACTCGTGGCTTGGCGTGCTCATCCTGTGTGCCTGGTGGGCTGTGCTGCTGGCTCTCTCGGCCCTTACCTTTAAGGTGCCGTTGAAGTGGCTCACGGTTTTGCTCGTTCCTGTGGCATTGTTGCTGCTGAGCAATGTGGAACTGGGCTATTGGATTTATTACCTGAAACTGCGAGGCTATTTCTTTGTGGCCACCATCGGTCTTACTGCCGGCATCGCCAGCGTGTGGGGCTTCAGGTGCCTGCCTAAGATGGTCCGTCCTGCGTATATCGTTGCCGGTTCGGCCGTGCTTTACCCGCTGCTGGGCTTTTATGGCTTGCTGGCAGTGGCACTCATGGGTCTGCTTTCCTGGCGCCTGAAGGACATGTCCCTGAAACTGCGACTCCTGAATACCTTCCTGGCGTTGGCCGCAATCATCGTTGTGCCGATGATCTATTATCAGCAATGCTATTATCAGACCAATTCCGAGGATATCTATTTCACGGCTCTTCCACTCTTTGAGATGGACGATTTCTTCGCCAGCTATTACATCCCCTTCATCCTGCTCACCGTCTTCTATGCCTTGATGGCGCTCAGCTATGGCCTATGGGGCAGCGGACAGGTTCGCAAGCCTGTCATCTGGGGCCTGGTTCAATGTGTGCTGATAGGCGGTCTTGTGTATGGCGTTCAGAAATACTGGTATAAGGACTATAATTTCCATAAGGAACTGGCCATGAACCGTGCTATGGAGGCTGGCGACTGGAATGGCGTGATCCGTGAGGCCGCCAACCTGCAGGATGAACCTACCCGCAGCATCGTGATGATGAAGAACCTGGCGCTCTTCCGCCTGGGACGCCTGGGTGATGAGGCCTACCATTATCGTCAGGGAGCCAAGGCCAGCAACACCCCGATAGACATCCGTATGACGCAGGTCGTTGGCCGTGATATCTATTTCTATTTTGGTCAGCTTAACTTCTGTCACCGCTGGTGTCTGGAGGATGGTGTGGAGTATGGCTGGCGTGCCGTCTATCTGAAGTACATGATTCGTTGCTCGTTGATGGACGAGGAATATGAGGTGGCTGCAAAATACATCAATATCCTGAAGCACACGCGCTATCATAAGGCGTGGGCCGAACAGCAGGAGCAGTACCTGCATCATCGTGAGAAGTTGAAGGCCAGCAAGGAATACGGCCCATTGTTCCATCTGCGTGATTTCAAGGATCAGCTGAGTAGTGACAACGGACTGGTTGAGTATTTCCTGATGCACCTTCTGGTCAATGTTGAGACGGATGATCCTGAGATGCAGGAACTGGTGCTCTTTGCTGCCCTTTGGACCAAGGATATTCCTACCTTCTGGCCCAGGTTCAATAAGTATGCCGTTCTGCATCAGGGTAAGCTGATGCCTCGTCACTATCAGGAGGCAGCCTATCTCTATGGCAATCTGGAGCATCAGGTTGATATCAGTCGCATGCCTTTCGATGCCCAGGTCAAGGAGGACTACGAGAATTTCATGAAGCTGGCCCAGAGTTGTGCCGGCATGACGGAGGCCCAGATGCGTCCCGTCTTCTATCCCCGTTTTGGTCATACGTTCTACTATGACTATTTCCTTATTAGAAATCAGAAGTTGTATTGA
- a CDS encoding TolB family protein, whose product MKYIHLLCLGALLALASCGTKVPDSFIEDEHLPKIYPDYTDVTIPVNIAPLSFQLEQEADEVVTRFSYGDMELVCGGVKAQPSVDDWHQLTAAAQGHDITVEVFACNGGQWKRFKPFAYHVSADSIDAYLCYRLISPSYVTYEELTLNQRCLETYDEKVMVDNLLCSTEQDGQCVNCHNFQQYNPERMLFHARQNHGGTIMVYDGKVSKVNMRNDSLLSAGVYPTWHPTLPLVVFSTNKTGQSFHTRHKNKIEVFDSASDIIAYDVRNNEVTNIENDSTEFEVFPFWAPDGKSLYYCSAHFEFRDTVSKDVEVIRRYSELHYNIYRKSFDAETMTFGPRQLVFDADTLGKSATLPRISPDGRFLVFTLGNYGCFHIWHHEADLWMLNLATGECKPMEGINSDDTESYHSWSSNGRWLVVSTRREDGNFTRPFFAHVDQQGRASKPFALPQADPDYHRQFMKSYNIPEFVSGPVEITPQRFADVLKNDEGEPVKYVRKLKNIH is encoded by the coding sequence ATGAAATATATCCATTTATTGTGCCTTGGGGCACTCCTGGCGTTGGCCTCATGTGGAACGAAGGTTCCTGACAGTTTTATCGAAGACGAGCATTTGCCTAAGATATATCCCGACTATACGGATGTGACCATTCCTGTGAATATCGCTCCGCTCTCGTTCCAGTTGGAGCAGGAGGCCGACGAGGTGGTGACGCGTTTCTCCTATGGCGATATGGAACTGGTGTGTGGCGGTGTCAAGGCCCAGCCTTCTGTTGATGACTGGCATCAGTTGACAGCTGCTGCCCAGGGCCACGATATCACCGTTGAGGTCTTTGCCTGCAATGGCGGACAGTGGAAGCGCTTCAAGCCCTTTGCCTATCATGTGTCTGCCGACAGTATTGACGCTTATCTCTGCTATCGTCTTATCTCTCCTTCCTATGTCACCTACGAGGAACTGACGCTGAATCAGCGTTGCCTTGAGACGTACGACGAGAAGGTGATGGTCGACAATCTGCTGTGCAGCACCGAACAGGATGGCCAATGTGTCAACTGCCACAATTTCCAGCAATATAATCCTGAGCGCATGCTCTTCCATGCCCGTCAGAATCATGGTGGCACCATCATGGTCTATGATGGCAAGGTCAGCAAGGTCAATATGCGCAACGACTCCCTGCTCTCTGCAGGTGTCTATCCCACCTGGCATCCCACATTGCCCTTGGTGGTGTTCTCTACCAACAAGACGGGACAATCGTTCCATACGCGCCATAAGAATAAGATTGAGGTGTTCGATTCCGCCAGCGATATCATAGCCTATGATGTCAGGAACAACGAGGTGACGAATATCGAGAACGACTCTACTGAGTTTGAGGTGTTCCCCTTCTGGGCACCCGATGGCAAGAGCCTCTATTATTGCAGCGCACATTTTGAGTTCCGTGATACGGTGTCCAAGGATGTAGAGGTTATCCGCCGCTATAGCGAACTGCATTATAATATCTATCGCAAGTCGTTTGATGCCGAGACGATGACCTTTGGTCCGCGCCAGCTGGTCTTCGATGCCGATACCCTTGGCAAGAGTGCCACGCTGCCTCGCATCTCGCCCGATGGACGCTTCCTGGTCTTCACCCTGGGTAACTATGGCTGCTTCCATATCTGGCACCACGAGGCTGATCTCTGGATGCTCAATCTTGCCACGGGTGAGTGCAAGCCTATGGAGGGTATCAACTCCGACGATACTGAGAGCTATCACTCTTGGTCCAGCAATGGACGCTGGCTCGTAGTCAGCACCCGACGCGAGGATGGTAATTTCACCCGTCCCTTCTTTGCGCATGTTGACCAGCAGGGTAGGGCATCCAAACCCTTTGCGCTGCCTCAGGCTGATCCCGACTATCATCGTCAGTTCATGAAGAGCTATAATATCCCTGAATTCGTATCCGGACCCGTGGAAATAACACCCCAGCGTTTTGCAGATGTGCTGAAGAATGACGAGGGTGAACCAGTAAAATACGTCCGAAAATTGAAAAATATTCACTAA
- a CDS encoding TlpA disulfide reductase family protein: MNKKSILSALLGLAAMTGQAQNTYTVSCDVSLLNEEYAKENVKVDSFYLADFVSQEPITEKCALQGNKIAISGRVEKPQIAALLLESQIQNGVRTNRFPLILEAGDIVITQDDWMSCRVGGTPLNDALFDATREIGKASEAGDKDKAVQLTKDYILAHRNDLTAALMLTALPHSTVPEARKVLALISQCGEVVQQHPVTVKYVERLNTLLTRPQEGERFRDFAVEYDGKTAHLSDYVGRGKYVLVDFWASWCGPCRAGIPKVIALHEKYKDRNFTALGVAVKDKPEATLRAIKDDAIPYPQILNSQAVASELYGIDAIPELILFAPDGTILVRGNNRMDAIEQKLAEVFPE; the protein is encoded by the coding sequence ATGAACAAGAAGAGTATTCTTTCTGCATTGCTCGGCCTCGCCGCTATGACGGGACAGGCACAAAACACTTATACAGTGAGTTGCGACGTTAGTCTGCTGAATGAAGAGTATGCTAAGGAAAACGTCAAGGTTGACAGCTTCTACCTGGCCGACTTCGTCAGTCAGGAGCCTATCACGGAGAAATGTGCCCTGCAAGGCAATAAGATTGCTATCAGCGGCAGGGTGGAAAAGCCCCAGATAGCAGCCCTGCTGCTGGAGTCACAGATCCAGAACGGTGTCCGTACTAATCGCTTCCCGCTTATCCTCGAAGCAGGTGATATCGTCATCACGCAGGACGACTGGATGTCGTGCCGTGTAGGAGGCACCCCGCTCAATGATGCCTTGTTTGATGCCACGCGCGAGATAGGCAAAGCCAGTGAGGCTGGCGATAAGGACAAAGCCGTTCAGCTCACCAAGGATTATATCCTTGCCCATCGCAACGACCTTACCGCGGCGCTGATGCTCACGGCATTGCCCCATTCTACGGTGCCCGAAGCCAGGAAGGTGCTGGCACTCATCAGCCAGTGTGGCGAGGTTGTACAGCAGCATCCTGTCACCGTTAAGTACGTGGAGAGGCTGAACACGCTGCTTACCCGTCCGCAGGAGGGCGAAAGGTTCCGTGACTTTGCCGTGGAGTACGACGGCAAGACCGCCCACCTGAGCGACTATGTGGGCCGCGGCAAGTATGTGCTCGTTGACTTCTGGGCCTCGTGGTGCGGTCCCTGTCGTGCAGGAATCCCCAAGGTCATTGCCTTGCACGAGAAGTATAAAGACCGCAATTTTACAGCCCTTGGCGTAGCCGTGAAAGATAAGCCCGAGGCCACGCTGCGTGCCATCAAGGACGATGCTATCCCTTACCCCCAGATCCTCAACTCGCAGGCCGTGGCATCCGAACTCTATGGCATCGACGCCATCCCTGAACTCATCCTCTTTGCTCCTGACGGCACCATCCTTGTTCGAGGCAACAACCGTATGGACGCTATTGAGCAAAAGTTGGCTGAAGTCTTCCCTGAATAA